Sequence from the Castanea sativa cultivar Marrone di Chiusa Pesio chromosome 12, ASM4071231v1 genome:
TTAGGatattttagaatcttcattaTCATCAGTGAGATATTTCATTGATTCCTGTTCATTTATTTGTTGCATGCCAAactatagaaaaaataatatcataacTGAAAATGAATGACTCATGTATGTCTTCACTTGCTTTCCTTTTAAATTAACTGAGAGCAAAAGATAAGGATCAGGTGGTGACTTGATtgtaatgaaaaatatgaacccacaaaatgtttttcatatttttttttcttaataaattacTCATGATTTTatctttgacaattttttctttatcttaaaTTACGTTTTAATCCTGGAAAAGAGAATAAAGAAACTCATATCATTAAAGAGCTGCATAAGAATTTTTTGTGTGAACTTCAGTCAAACTAAGTAGAGCTAAAGTCAGTGGTGATTGATGAGGACTTAAACAAGTTCTTATAAATCTGGAAGTTTCTCTTATTCAATTCAAAAGGACCATGAACCTAACTGAATATGGAGAagtctttattttaaaatttacattgataTCTTTATGATTGAAGGTGAGCCATGAACTTTATGATTTACATGATTGTCTTTTTTGTAGGATCATAGAACCACTTGCTTCAAGGTGTGCAAAGTTCAGGTTCAAGCCACTTTCAGAAGAAATAATGACTACTCGTATATTGCATATATGCAATGAAGAAGGCCTCAATCTGGATGCTGAGGTGTAAACATGATGTCTTAGAGTTTGTATTTTGAAATGGTTTCCAGTGTAGATTTCATTAGTGCACTGGTGTTAAGTTTTCTAACTTCATCAGTATGATGCGTAATTGTAGGCTCTTTCAACCTTAAGTTCTATTTCACAGGGTGATCTTCGTCGGGCTATTACATACTTGCAGGTGAGAAGTGGTATTTTATGTGTTTAATTACATGAATATTATGATTTGTTCTATGTGCTCGTGCAAAAAGTTTTTACATTAGAAAGAGCCAAATTCCTCACTTTTCTATCACTTGACATCTTAAATGGTCTATTCTTGATGTACTGGTGCTCCAGCCTTTTTGTTTAGGCTTTATGCTTCATCAATGAAGCAATCCCAACCTGTGAAGCAGATAATTCTTCAATATTTACTTTTGAAACCCTCTGGcttaaaatattgatttacCTTGTGCATTTTCAGCACCCTCACATCATGATTTACTGTTGTGTCTCCAATATTGTGAGCTTTTTCTTCAATGCTttacattaattaaaagaatttttgGTGTGTGTTCGGGATGACATTGCATAAacttatttaattgataataatgaattaaaCCACTAGTAATTATCAATGTAAAATTTTCTGTATGGAGGATAAAAAGTGTAGATGATGCAGGACAAACCAAAATGATGCAACAGTAAATGAAgagcaaaaaaataaaggataggCAACCTAGAAGACAACACCTAAGCTTGCTTGGAGTTAGCACAAAGCAAGAGTACAAACCCCTAGGAGTCAACACCAAGGGTGGGTTGTAGTCAGCACCAAACCATTGGAAAAGTCTgagagaaattttattaatcaatcaaACTGTAAAATTTTCTCTACAGGATTACAATACTATACTTATATAGACTACTAAACATAATTCTACTTGACTTGAAAAATCCTAATTCTAATGGACTTGGGAAAACCAAATgattgaattacaaaataactgctaggatataaaataaaattactaattacCTAATTAACTACAAGgacccaaaataaaatacaattgacttccaaaattgaataaaactaaattaaaataaatatttctttgCCCTACCTGCATCAATAGTTCTTGTCAAAATACTGGTATATATATGGAATTTCTAAATCCTAAATTCTTAAGTGGCTAAGAGACAAAGTTTACCTGGAAGACTCAGTCGACTACATTTTCTCTAAATGACCAACCTAGATACTCTTATAGGGGACTGTACCAATTTTTAGAGACTAAGATCTTTTGGTTACCATAACTGATTGATTTGAAGCATGAACCTTTAAAGTTTCTTTGAAGGATACAATGTATACTGTAAGCATGATCACTGGATTCATATCTATcaaatttgtgttttatttggATGTTGGTCCATTAAGGGACAATTAATAAAGGGAGGACTTCACTTTGGTTTTGTGTAGCATCTTGGGCTCTTAAATGGAACTTGAATGAGAAAAGTCGGATTAAAGTACATCAGATCTTGGAGAAACAAATCTTTCTCTTATGAATAGTGCTGTCCAATATTGTTTTAATGTGAGAATAAGAATTTTATCCTGGATCATATATATGCCATAGTGAAGGCAGACCTGGCAAAGCCGTGTCTCAATTGTTTATACCATAGTattgaaattataacattttttccTCTTCATCTAATTATTTTGCTACTTGTCCCTTGGACACTGAGTTGGAGCTTTAATTTGTGGtatatgattaattaatttattttattgtgtctTGGCAAATTTCAGTCTGCTGCGCGATTATTTGGATCATCCATTTCTTCCAAGGACCTGATTAGTGTGTCTGGGGTAAGCTATGATGAAGTTTTAAAAGGTTCTGCTTGTCTTAGTACATATAGAAATGTTTAAATACATATGCATGCATGCATACATAATGTGTCTATTAAAGGAAAATGTACCTGAAAGGCTCAAGAGTAGATAAAATTGTGGGCCTTGTGGCTGCTTTAGGCTTTTAGGGGATtatcttttgtaacttttgGTAAGGCATATCAAAACTGTTATTTAGGTCAAAGAGCCTTGTGCTTGAGCATGCTAGTTTGTGAAGTTGCAACCTAGGAAGCATGGAAATGACAAAAAGCTCAGTGTCCCTGTCTGACAAGTGTGTGTGGTGTCGGGCAATATATTTATACTGGACACTGTCTAAGACACATATGGGACACAGTTGTGACATGgctatgtatttattttatttattttatctttttttaaaagaagaaagaaaaaaagtgggATTTTTGACCAAGTTGCTGTAGTTCTACAACTGCACTCTGGCGAAGCTCATTGTTGTTGGTCTCAACACATAGGAACTGTTCCCATTGACACTCGTCTTGGCACATCAGCATTGCTCTCGCAGCATCAGTGCTGGCCTTAGCCCATCGGCTCTCACTGTTTGTTGTCATCCTCCATCTGttgtctttttcttatttcttttttaatttgcttttgtttaggAAAGGTTCAAGAGCTAGAGGCTTCATCAAATTGAGTTAATGCTTGTTGAAGCTTtgcataatattttttcaagGGCTGGGTTGACCGAATTGAGTTAATGCTTCTTGTTTCTATTTCTCTTGGTTAAAACAAAGCTGAATGGCTTTAGGGAATAGTGTTAAGCACttaagagtgtgtttggttAGGGTGAAAAATGGGGgatggaaaagagagagagaaaagtgggGAGAAAATGGTATGGGAGGGTGTTTGGTTGAGGGCGGAAAATGGGAGAGAAAAGGGGAACAAAAACTACGCAAcgttcttttcttttggtttttgtcATTGTCTTCTgttatttctctcttcttttttttttttttgttccttgtttctttatttatttttaataatgaagTGTCCACccatacacaattttttaataaaaacataatgtttattttattttaatttaataggGGCATGagggtaaatttatacaaactacattttctatcttatttttcaactcaatCAAACAAAAGAGCTTTCCATCCCTCTACTTTTccacacccaaccaaacacatatgAGGGAAAACTAAATCTTTTACATTCCCCAACCAAATGAAACGTAAAAGTTAAAGTTGTAATTATTATCACTGATTATTATTACAAAGTTTAGTTgcaatgtttttaatttttatctctCTTTAACATAAGAtatgcttaaaaatataaattaattaactgCCAtgtacctatcaaaaaaaaaaaaaaatcaccatgtCCTGTGTTGTGTCGGTGATCATGCTTCTTAGGTTGCAACAAAATGAATATGATGTTTTAGGCTGGGTGCAATATGTTTGAAGTTGCATCACTGCATTTCACGCTTGCATGATTTCTGTCATGCCAACACCATGGAGCCAGTTCCATGATTTATTGATGTGAAAATGAATCAGTGCAAGTTGTTGCATCATAGGAacatttgatttcttttatttgttttggtgtAACTTACCTGCAAGTGATAAAAATAGTAAGCACTTTTTCTGATCTTTGACTTTTTCCATCAGTTTTAGAAGTCCTGCTATGTGCTGACGTAAAATCTCAATGTATTAGGTGGTACCACAAGAGGTCGTTGAGGCATTTCTTATAGCATGCAAAAGTGGTGACTTTGATTTGGCAAACAAGGAAGTCAATAATGTAATTGCAGAGGGATATCCGGTCTCTCAGATGCTTTCTCAGGTCTCATGATTCTACTTCTACTGGTGGTTCTTTACTATTGTCAGTTGCTAGATAAAGATACCATTAATAGAATTCTTTTTCCCAGTTACTTGAGGTGGTTGTTGAGGCAGATGACATATCAGATGAACAGAAGGCCAGAATTTGCAAGAAATTGGGCGAAGCAGATAAGGTTGCTATTTTTACTTCATAGTTTGCCAAGGGTTCTGAATTATTGAGTTTGAATTTGACGTCATTTTGGTTTAAAATGAATTGAGCTTTGTCATAATGTTGGTGGCTTCCTAGTCAAGAAGTTGTGCATATCATATACAATTAGCtcttatatttttgaatttttgatgtTTTCTGAAGGCAAAACATAATCCAAAAGGATGAAATACTCTTCAGAAGCTTTAACTTCTAGTTTGCATCCTAGAACCTCTGctttctctctgaatggcctAGGGCCTATTTATCACCTTTCTCAATTAATTGACCTAGTATTGCTGTTTTGAAATCTGCTCCTGAAAACTTATTGTAATTGgatctttttcttatttttttagaggAACTTGTAAGATGATCCAGTTATCCATGTATTACTTGgcttaaaaaaagaagttatctATGTAATATGGTTTTAATGTTGATGGTTAATTTTTGAGATTAGTATTTCTGTTTGCTCACTTTGCTCAAAGAGATTTAACAGttcttactttttccttttgtgaATCTGCAGTGTCTTGTTGATGGTGCGGACGAGTACCTCCAGCTGCTTGATGTAGCTGGCAATACAATGAGAGCTCTTTGTAACATGCCACAAGAATTCTCTTATGAGTGCTAGGTAGTTTGGCAACTTTAACTTCAATACAGCTTGTTGTCAGTTCATGTAGAGACAGTTTATTCAACTTTGGGAGCTGTTAAATCTGTCAAACTAAAAAATCTTTTAGTAGCCACATGCTGGAAGGAAACTTGGCATCCACAGAGGGATTGTTCCTTCTAATGTTTTCTTTCCTTGTAACAATTTCTTATGCCTGATGTAATGTGAGTTCAATACAAGTTAAGTCTCAACCTAAGAGTTCAAGACGTGTCTAAAGACTCTAAACATGCCCTTCAAGAATTAAAAGTACTTGGCAAATCTTTttaccaagaaaagaaaaagaaaaaaaacccttacATAGTACTTAGGAAGTAATGCTGCTCTCTTGTATATAATAGTAAGTTTTCTTGATAATTTCATGGGAGGCCTAGCTTTCATTTGAAAAGAGAATATTCCTTCTGAAGTATAGaataattttggaaattttggaaGTTAGGGAGCTAGACACTTCACCTAAAACCATGGTTTTAAGAACAAAATGGTCAaagaaccaataaaaaaagGGTCGGTTCTCAATTTTTATCGGTTGAGGCCATTTTTGCTTGATCAATTTAGGGTACGGTTTCTGGTTAAACTGATTGGTTTGATTCGATTTTTGAAAACATGTCTAAAACTAAatagtatatatacatatttgaTGATGGCTGTGTGCCACTGTACTTGTCCTCAGTAACATGTTTTTGGCTACACATGGAAATCCTCTCAAAGTCGGTGCCTTGGATGGAAGAGTGGGTAATTGATTATTAAAGAAGCACGAGCTCACCATGTTTGTTTTCTGTTAGGCATACaggaaactgaaaataaatagCATTCAGCGTCACGCTGAAACTTATGACtagttattagttattacaaGTAGTTAGTGGAAAAAACTATGAAGTCTAACACTCTTGCCGCAATCTTGATAGTAAGACAATGATATATGTTTATAGTCAATAATTCGAGTCTTTCACGTCAACATCATGAGCCCACAAAATTGATTCAAATATTGATCCTACGATTGCGGACTTGatttgaaaatgagaaagaaagaaaagcacaaATTGAATTTAACTTCGTTATGAGCTgaaattgatttaaaattttttatctacGGCCATTCACAACTAAGGTTTAAAATTATTCCATCTCATCATTGTGCACTCTTGGTGTGACGGTCACTTCAtaatataagtgtttgtgaggtgTGAGAGATAAGAGCTAGAGTTCAAGTCTCCGAAAAAGAGTTTTACATagatatacacttagattaaaatagagtagaatttctatcttgtacataaaaaaaaatccatatcaaTGAGATCATGTTCCTTGTCTTTCACAATAAGTTGAGTATTTTGACCTTGAAGCTATTATGATATTCAAGttacttttattgaaaaaggaCTTCCAAGTTTCAAAAGGGTCCCCATGGAGAACTTATTCTTACATTTTATATTTGCATCATTTAACTCACAATTGCCTAGGCATTCTTCTATTTCATTGAGTAATGGTAGTTTTTTTATACACACCTATAGGTAGAACTCATCCTTAAAAATCGGCTTGCAAGAGGAGGgtacttaaaattttatatatgcaTGGTTAAATTTATACTTAATCTATGTGTGACATTAAgatcaaaacatttttattttatgttagtgtaatatatcttatttgaaattctttttaaatAGGAGTGAGAGGGTCTGATATATACCTGTGATACCAAATACCTTCGCCTAATAATGTACATACTGTATTCACAATGGTGTTAGAAATACATTTCAACATATGATCAGCTTTTGGATTACTGCTCCAAGAATCAAGAAATAGAGTGTTTGATGGAAGAATTTATTTTGGTaggtttatttttgtttaaaataaaaattatatgaaaagcACGAAAACagaattttgattaaaaaaaaagtatagataAATTTAGTAATGGAATGTtatttaggctgcgtttgtttcgacggtaAATGGTTTCAGGAAATGGTTTTCCGCGTTTTCGGGTGTTTGGCAGGTGCTGAAAAtatggtcaaacggaaaatattttctgttgACTGTAAAACTTAGGCCTCTGACCCGGAAATTCGTTTCCActtgtattttaccttcaaatgggaattttccagaaaattgagagacagagcacgaagagagagagagagagagagagcacgaagagagagagagagagagagagcacgaagagagagtagagagagcgaGTCACGCCCCAACCCGCGCCGGCGAGTCGCGCCCCAACCCGCGCCGGCGAGTCGCGCCGTCGCTTCTCTCTTCGTCGAACCCAGTCccggcgagatcgcgccttcgcCTTTCTCTTCGTCGAACCCAGTCGCCATCGCCAATcacgatctcgccttcgccttcgccgatcacgatctcgccttcgccttcGCCTTCGCCTTCGCCTTCGCCGCGCCGCGCCGGCACGATCtccccttcgccatcgccagtcgcctctctctctctctgtcttcgttCTTCGTAGATCAccgatttgggttttgttgatttgttagagaaaaattgatgatgagatttttttatttttgggttttgttgagcTGTATCGTAagaatttgatgagtttttttttgttttgggttttgttgttcatgatatttgtttggaagccgagaaaatgtgagcaacaaatacaaaatgcattttctataatattttcaagatgacaaccaaacaccagaaaatattttccaaaatattttttaaaatgttaccaaacacctaaaaatattttcttttcccgaaaatattttattttcctgaaaacattttccagaaTTGCTTTACTgttgaaacaaacgcacccttagtAAAAACACAAGTGGTTACCTTTACTTTCCTCCATCGCATATATATCATATTTCATATATACAAAACCAAAAGTTTTTGATTTGGGGACTAAagtatgaataaaaaattgcgtcaaacttaaaaataacaaatgtACTCAGATTTCAAATTATgcaaaataaaacaagtattaaaataatttgaataaaaaaagacaCAAATTAATTGTATCTATCTACATTTCTAAtcaatcatttaaaaatatgGAATTTGACATTCTATTAATTTCCAACAACTATATATGACTACATAAGAAATTGTCTTTAATAtacaaaaactatatatatactaaaattCCTAACAATTTGTctttaatatacaaattaaagaGACCTTTAGAAAACAAGATATATTTGACTACATAAGAAATTTAAACgataaaaaaaggagaagaagaaaaagaaatgtgaaGTGACGTTACTAtccaatatcaaattattactATCGTTTTTGATCTGCAAATTTTATTACTATGAATGTgactatataataatgaatttaaacaaaaaaaaggaattaaaaagaatataacatAAAATTACCAACAAATGTGACGCAGTTACTCTAACATGTGAGATTGTTTCTATGTAATGTGACTTGATGAGGACcttgtaccaaaaaaaagaaaagtgacaGAAGTTACCAACAAATGTAATGCAATTAATGTCGCACGTGACATTACTATTTGATGTCATGTAATATTGTTATATTTAAACCAAACAGAAAACCACCTACACCTGTGGTTTCAAATTGTTCCATAAATAGAACATATCATGTTCGATCTCTTTCACTTTGTTACGGAAAGTTTTTCTATTCCCATCAATTTGACCATGAAGCCTAATCTGATCTTCAAGTTAGTTACCCAAAAAAGACTTTCATGGCTgtcatgaaaaaaatataacacaCACAGATATGTTTTCCACAGAACGTGGGTCCTAAACAACTCTAGAATCGacatattataagaaaaaaagaatacatatattaaatatatatgataattgtAGGGCAGAAGGGTCGAATATGTTTTTGGGCCTTGAACTAGATTTGTAGGTATTAATTTGTCCGAGAAGGGTTTAAAGGGAATAAATATGTCGAACTTAAAAACCCACAGACCCACTGTTATTAATAAGGTTGATGAGGAATGGTCCAAGGAGTGGCGTATCCTCGGTTAAGTCAAGTGAAGGTCATATGATACGCCATGATGTATGGAAGGAAATTTTGGAAGGTCTGGTGGATGAAGTTGTGTTCCATCAGGGCATAGAGAGAAAgaacgaatgagaaatatcttagaaaaagctgttaccaccgtattaaagactctgcacctacctctttggccgcattaatgggaaaatgacatTTGAACAGTAGTGATCAGTgttacagctattgtttgaggacttcaagaaggcggtggatgagacaagtatctggaTAGGTGATCTggtccatacgtggaagatggtgGGAAGAAGGAaggtgatataaaaggaaaaaaaaggcattCAACAAGGGggatagagaaaagaaagagaaaacactgtacacaCCACCTTCAACTATAATCTATTagttgaaggaagaaagagcaatacaagtcatcctcggcttatgtccgaagAGAGTTTCTGTCATATAATCATTTCATTGCACATGTATTGACAATTTAGCCCATCATACctgttatccaatatccataaaacctagatttcaagctcacgctctacaaatttcactGTATAAGACTTTTTGAGCCTGCACCCTTCACACGGTTAGGTCCAGGTGCAAATTGTGTTCttacaataattaataataataataacacttGTATTGAAAATTACACTGAACTAGAAGCTTGTCATATCAACAATATTCTAGTGGATTAATTGACATGCACACTTATGAATAGAGATTTGAATTCAATACAATTATCATACCGTACATTAATTTTGTTGATATaagaaataaatgttaaaaatatataaaagtataaacTATTGGACATGATCTTAATCTCATGCGCATAAtatgaggcaaatcaagaattattctttttatttatttttatagaatcaTGAACTCTTTTATTTGATCTAGTAATGGATGACCTATTCACAAATACAATGGCAATAGAACTTGGAAATAAATTCCCACCTAGTATTGGCATTCGCATGCTACTAGTCCAAGAAGTTTAGAAAGTGGTTTATGagtttattttgatgttttatttctttttctgtttaaactttaaaatgtaataaattataggtaaatcacaaaaatgagattttaaaaaattataaataaattgataatgaaaatattaggggaaaataccaaaaacaaatataGTTTTATCATTAGAAAACATTAAAagactttatttttaaatgagacACTTTTTTTTGGACTGAAAATGAGACACTTTAAACCTTGACACTTTTATaaatgtacccaaaaaaaatcccaaaaaatccCAACCTTACACATGAAATTTACATCTATAAAATTCTAGGGTATAAAATGTCTTATTTAAAAAGCatagagtttttatttattattattattattattatttttttgagaaactaaaaGTATGGAGTTTatctatgatttttttcctaaaaaaatatgaaaaaggaAACCCTTCGAATTCCTCTTATATATCTTTATTGAATGTGATTAATGTAAATTTAACCGTcggattgcatgttttttatgttcttaccATACgtgtaaaattttgttcaaattggatattatttactattcaatcaataaacttatttttcatgTATAATTTAgaccacaaaaacttgaaatttaaatatttgattgatgatatagctattaatctttgatttttttgaaattttgcgaacatgaaagatataataaaaacatgtaaaccaacattt
This genomic interval carries:
- the LOC142618542 gene encoding replication factor C subunit 2, which translates into the protein MAPLLQSSQPWVEKYRPKQVKDVAHQDEVVRVLTNTLETTNCPHMLFYGPPGTGKTTTALAIAHQLFGPELYKSRVLELNASDDRGINVVRTKIKGFAAVAVGSGQRQGGYPCPPYKIIILDEADSMTEDAQNALRRTMETYSKVTRFFFICNYISRIIEPLASRCAKFRFKPLSEEIMTTRILHICNEEGLNLDAEALSTLSSISQGDLRRAITYLQSAARLFGSSISSKDLISVSGVVPQEVVEAFLIACKSGDFDLANKEVNNVIAEGYPVSQMLSQLLEVVVEADDISDEQKARICKKLGEADKCLVDGADEYLQLLDVAGNTMRALCNMPQEFSYEC